From Salvelinus fontinalis isolate EN_2023a chromosome 37, ASM2944872v1, whole genome shotgun sequence, the proteins below share one genomic window:
- the LOC129836516 gene encoding eukaryotic translation initiation factor 4E-binding protein 2-like, whose translation MSSSTSRQFSESRVIPTRTVLINDTTQLPHDYCTTPGGTLFSTTPGGTRIIYDRKFLLDRRNSPIAQTPPAHLPIIPGVTSLNVLTENGRNEVNNRIKPNNSHGKTATGEDAQFEMDI comes from the exons ATGTCGTCGTCTACCAGTCGTCAGTTTAGCGAGAGCAGGGTCATTCCGACCAGGACGGTGTTGATAAACGATACAACGCAGCTACCTCATGACTATTGCACCACCCCAGGAGGCACTTTATTTTCGACCACTCCGGGAG GGACCCGGATCATCTACGACCGTAAGTTCCTGTTGGACAGGCGTAACTCCCCCATCGCCCAGACCCCCCCGGCTCACCTGCCCATCATCCCCGGGGTGACCAGCCTCAACGTCCTGACCGAGAACGGGAGGAACGAGGTCAACAACCGCATCAAACCCAACAACAGTCATGGCAAGACAGCCACCG GTGAGGACGCTCAGTTCGAGATGGACATCTAA